The window GAAATCAAGTGATCGACTGACGGAATTTTCATCCGCCTTCAACCCGGCGATCAGGATTCCCACTCGCGCATGCGCACACGACAGTGCTTCATGGCGTTGACGATGTGCTTTTCCACCAGGCTGCGGGAAATACCCAGGTGCTCGGCAATCTGGTGGTGTGACAAGCCTTCGAGCTTGCGCAGCAGGAAGCAGTCGCGGCAGACCTTGCTCAGCTCATCCAGGGCACGCTGCATAAGCGCCAGGCGCTGGTCGAGCTGCATGTCATGGGTCGGCGCCGGGGTGTGCCAGCGCTCGTCGTTGTCCAGCACCTCCAGTGGCTCGGCCTGGCGCACCTGGTGCCGGCGGTGGCGGTCGACAACCAGGTTGAGCGCGGTGCGGTAAAGGAAAGCACGCGGGTGCTCGATGCGCTCGGCGTCGGTGCGCTCCAGCACTCGCAGGTAGGCATCATGCGCTACGTCTTCGGCGGCCTGACGACTGCCCAGGCGCGAAGAAAGGAAACCCACCAGTTCGCGATAGTAATGTTCCACGACGTTACCTGAGATCGTCCTGCCAGCCTATGCCAGAAAGCCCTTTCAGGCAGCAACGCGGGACCGAGTGATGTCAACGTGCGATCTTACAAATTATAATTATTCTCAGCAACAAGGGTATGTCATGGGCGATCTAGCGCCTGTCGCCATACACCTGTCAGCCCCTACTCAATATTCGCTAAATCCCCTCCTGCTGCTTTCGTCTATCTGGCACCCACTCGCCTGGATGTCTGCATGAGACCTTTAACCAACACCCGGCGCCGGCTCCTGCTCAGCGGCCTGGGCCTGCTCGGCCTGGGCAGCCTGCTGGCCTGGAAGGCCCTGCCCTACGGTGCACAGCCAATCAGCACGGTTGCCGTGACCCGCGCCGACATCGAAAGCAGCGTTACCGCACTGGGCACCCTGCAACCAAGGCGCTACGTGGACGTCGGTGCCCAGGCATCGGGGCAGATCCACACCCTGCATGTGGAGGTCGGCGACACGGTGCGCAAAGGCCAGCTGCTGGTCGAGATCGACCCTTCTACCCAGCAGGCCCGGCTGGATGCCGGCCGCTACTCGATCGACAACCTCAAGGCCCAGCTGGCCGAACAACGCGCTCAGTTCCAACTGGCCCGGCAGCAGCTCAAACGCCAACGGGAGCTGGCCACCGCTGGTGCCACCCGTGACGAGGACGTGCAAACGGCCGCCGCACAGCTGAAGGTCACCCAGGCGCGCATCGACATGTTCCAGGCGCAGATCCGCCAGGCCCAGGCCAGCCTGCGCAGCGACGAGGCCGAGCTGGGCTACACGCGCATCTACGCGCCGATGGACGGCACGGTAGTGGCGGTGGACGCCCGTGAGGGGCAAACCCTCAATGCCCAACAACAAACCCCGTTGATCCTGCGCATCGCCAAGCTCTCGCCGATGACCGTGTGGGCCCAGGTGTCGGAGGCCGACATCGGCAAGGTCACCCCGGGCATGACCGCCTACTTCACCACCCTGGCCGGCGGCAAGCGCCGCTGGACCAGCACCGTGCGGCAAGTGCTGCCGATCCCGCCCAAGCCACTGGAGCAGGCCAGCCAGGGCGGCGGCAGCCCGGCCAGCGTCAGCAATGGCAGTGCCGGCAGCCAGGTGGTGCAGTACAGCGTGCTGCTGGATGTCGACAACCCGGACGGCGCCCTGATGGCCGAGATGACCACGCAGGTGTTCTTTGTCGCCGGCAAAGCCAGCCAGGTGCTGACCGTACCACTGGCCGCGCTGGACGACGGCGATGGCCTGCGCCTGGCGCATGTGCTGACCCGCGACGGCAAGGTGGAACAGCGCCAGGTACGCACCGGCCTAAGCGACCGCCTGCGCGTGCAGGTGCTGGACGGCCTCAACGAAGGCGAACGCCTGGTGATAGGCGCCCCTGGCGTCAGCGGAGGTTGAATGAGCACACCCCTGATCGAGCTGGTCGACATCCGTAAATCCTACGGCGGCATCGAAACGCCCAAGGTCGATATCCTTCATGGCATCAGCTTGCGCATCCATCCCGGCGAGTTCGTCGCCATCGTCGGCGCCTCTGGCTCCGGCAAATCGACCTTGATGAATATCCTCGGCTGCCTCGACCGCCCCACTTCCGGCAGCTACCGCTTCGCCGGCAAGGATGTGGCCGAACTGGGCAGCGATGAACTGGCCTGGCTGCGCCGCGAGGCGTTCGGCTTCGTGTTCCAGGGCTACCACCTGATCCCCTCGGGCTCGGCCCAGGAAAACGTCGAAATGCCGGCCACCTATGCCGGCATCGCCGCCAACGAACGCCACGCCCGTGCCAGCGCCCTGCTCGGCCGCCTGGGCCTGGCCAGCCGCACTGGCAACCGCCCGCACCAGTTGTCTGGCGGCCAGCAACAACGGGTGTCGATTGCCCGGGCGTTGATGAACGGTGGCCATATCATCCTCGCCGACGAACCCACCGGCGCCCTCGACAGCCACAGCGGCACCGAAGTGATGGCGTTGCTCGACGAGCTGGCCAGCCAGGGCCACGTGATCATCCTGATCACCCATGACCGCAATGTCGCGGCGCGGGCGCAGCGCGTGATCGAAATTCGCGACGGCCTGATCATCAGCGATTCGGCCGCCGACAAGCCCATGGTCGAAAACAGTCGCGGGCTACAGGCCGACCAGCTGCGCCAGCGCCTGGACCATGGCGCAACCTTGCACGGGGCATGGAAAGGTGAATTGTTCGAAGCCCTGCAGGCGGCCTGGCGGGTGATGTGGGTCAACCGCTTCCGCACCGCCCTGACCCTGCTGGGGATCGTCATCGGCGTGGCCTCGGTGGTGGTGATGCTGGCAGTGGGCGAAGGCAGCAAGCGCCAGGTCATGGCGCAGATGGCAGCCTTCGGCTCGAACATCCTCTACCTGAACGGCAAGCCGGCGAGCCTGGGCGAGCAGGCTGGCACCATCACCCTCGACGATGTCGCCGCCATCGGCCAACTGCCACAGGTCAAGCACGTGATGCCGGTGATCGGCGAAAAGATGATGGTGCGCCACGGCAACAACAGCCAGCGGTTCTATGTGGGTGGCAACAACACCGGGTTCCCCGAAATTTTCAACTGGCCGGCGGTGCAAGGCAGCTTCTACAGCGATGCCGATGAAGCCAACGCTGCCGCGGTGGCGGTGATCGGCCAGAAAGTGCGGGAAAAGATGCTCGACCCTGGGCGCGACCCGCTGGGGCAGTACCTGTTGATCGGCAATGTGCCGTTCCAGGTGGTCGGTATCCTGGCCGGCAAGGGCGCCAGCTCTGGCGACCAGGACAGCGACGGGCGCATCGTGGTGCCCTACTCCGCCGCAGCCATCCGCCTGTTCGGCCAGCGTGACCCGGACTACATCGCCGTTGCCGCCCTGGACTCCACGCGTGTCAACGAGGCCGAAGCGGCCATCGACAAGCTGCTGCGCCAGCGCCACAACGGCCGCCAGGACTTCGAGCTGGCCAATGACGCGGCGCTGATCCAGGCCGAAGCGCGCACGCAGAACAGCCTGTCGCTGATGCTGGGGGCGATCGCCGCGATCTCGCTGCTGGTGGGCGGCATCGGCGTGATGAACATAATGTTGATGACCGTGCGCGAGCGCACCCGTGAAATCGGTATCCGCATGGCCACCGGCGCGCGCCAGCGCGACATCCTGCGGCAATTCCTCAGCGAGGCGGTGATGCTGTCGATGGTCGGCGGCCTGGCCGGCATCGTCCTGGCCCTGGCCATAGGTGGCGGCCTGATGCTGGCCGAAGTGGCGGTGGCCTTTGCCCTGCCTGCCATGCTCGGCGCCTTCGCCTGTGCTGTCGTCACCGGCATCGTGTTCGGCTTCATGCCAGCGCGCAAGGCCGCTCGCCTCGACCCGGTCAAAGCCCTTACCAGCGAATAACCCATGACTCTGCCTAGCCGCATCAGCCTGTTGCCCCTGTGCGTATGCCTCGCCGCCTGCAGCACGCCGCAAACACCCGCCAGCGGTATTGCCGCGCCATCTGCCTGGCAAGGCGAGGCCGCATCACCCTCGGCCCAACTGCCAACGACGCAGTGGTGGCAAGCCTTCGCCAGCCGCGAACTCGACCGCCTGGTGCAGCACGCCCTGCACAATGCCCACGACCTGGCTGCTGCCACGGCACGGGTACGCCAGGCCCAGGCCCGCGCAGTCATCGCCGGCGCGCCGCTGCTACCGGAGCTGAAGCTGGGCCTGGATGGTAGCCGCCAACGCCTGCTGCACGGTGACGGCTACGACCAGCTGGATGTCAGCCGCGGCGAACCCACCAGCACCTCGTTCGACATGCAGCTCAGCGCCAGCTACGAAATCGACTTCTGGGGTGGCCTGCGAGCGACCCGTGACAGCGCCCTGCGCAGCCTGGATGCCAGCCGCTTCGACCGCCAGACCGTGGAGCTGACCCTGGTCAGCGCGGTGGCCGACAGTTACCTGCAGGGCCTGGCTTTGCAGGAACAGTTGCGCATTGCCCGCCTCAACCTGCGCAATGCCAAGGACGTGCTGGGCCTGGTCGAAGCACGCCAGCGCAGCGGTTCCGCCACGCGCCTGGAACTGGCCCAGCAGCGCAGTCTGGTGGCCGCGCAGCAACGTCAGTTGCCGTTACTGGAACAGAAGTGGCAAGACAGCCGGGTCACCCTGGCAACCCTGCTCGGCGACCCGGTGCAGTCGCTGCCCACTAGCCAGGACGCGATCAACACCCTGCAATGGCCCGCCATTGGCAGCGGCGTGCCCAGCGAGCTGCTCACCCGCCGCCCGGACATTGCCGCAGCAGAAGCTCGGCTCGCCGCCGCCAGCGCCAATGTGCAGGTCGCCCGCGCCGCCATGCTGCCCAAGCTCACCCTCGGGGCCAACCTGGGAGCTGGCGCCAATACCTTTGCCCATTTGTTCGACAGCTCCTACTACACCCTCACCAGCGGCCTGGTCGCGCCGGTCTTCAACAACGGCCGCCTGCGCGCCGCGCGTGAACTGGCCGAGGCTGAACAGGCAGAGTTGCTGGAGACCTACCGCAGCAGCATCCTGGCCGGTTTTGCCGATGTCGAAAAGGCGCTCAATGCGATCCAGGGCGTGGACCGCCAGCGGCAGTGGCAGGATGAAGAAGTGGCGCAGGCGCGCCTGGCATTCGACCTGGCGCAGCAGCGTTATGGCGCAGGAGCGGAGACGCTGTTGAGCGTGCTGGAGACTCAGCGCACCTTGTATGCGGCGCAGGACCAGCAGGCCCAACTGCGCCTGGCCCGGTTGCAGGGTAGCGTGGCGTTGTACAAGGCATTGGGGGGTGGCTGGCAACTAGAACACCTGCGCGCCCCGTTGTAGGAGCGGCCTTGTGTCGCGATGGGCCGCAAGGCGGCCCCGGCATTATCCGCATCAACGCTGAAATCCGGGGGCTGCTGCGCAGCCCATCGCGACACAAGGCCGCTCCTACAAAAAGGCGGCGCAAGCCTCGGGGGCTTCAACGCGAGCGCTGCGCCACCTTCAGGTTGCGCGCATACCACGGCCGCTGCGGTACCTTGGGCCGCAGCTTGTCGAGCAGGTCGTCATCGCTGTAGATGATGCGCAACGCCAGCTTCATGGTCTCCGGGTCCATCTCTACACTGCGCCCGGGCCGCAAACCCGGCACCGTCGAGCAACCATGGGTATCCGGCCCCAGCCACGGGTCGGCCACCTCCACCCAGCGCCCTGGCGCAAACCATGGTACGCCATTGACTTCCAGGCGCCGTACCTCGCCTGGGTGCAGCCGCTCATGGGCGTGGAACCAGTCCTCGATGCGGTCGTCGATCCAGCCATGAAAGTGCCAGAACACCGGGTTCACATGGGATGAAAACGGGTCACCGAGAAAATCGTTCTGTTCTGCGAACCAGCGTTCGGCAAAATCATCCGGCGTACGCGCCGTCGGCACCGGCATACCGTTTGACGGGTCGCGCGGTACCGACGCCCAGCGCATGTGCAGCCAGTCGTGCAGGCCCAGTTCCACTTCCGAACCGAACTGGCCCAGGGTCAAGGTGCTGAGGTACTCCGGATCGGTGTAGCGCGACTCCCAGACCTGGAAGTTGCCATGGAAGGTATCCGGCGTCTTGATGTCGCGCACCCACTGGGTGTATTCCGCATCACCGCTGGCCAGCCAGGTGGGCGGCAGGGCATTGCCGTCATGGTTGTCGAAGTAGCGGGCGAATCCGGCCCGGTCGCGCTCCAGTTCCGGCTGCGGCAGCGGGAAGCGCGTCCATGACGGTAAGTCCTGCAAGGCACGGGCTCTGCCAAGCATGTGCCGGTGCATGAATAAAAAGTCTTCTCCCGAGCCGTTGCGGTCCTTGTGCCGGCCCCGCGCGTCACGCTCGCGATCACGTGGCCCGGGCTGCCAGCCCAGGCCACGAAGGGCGCCCTGCTTGTCCTTGCCCAGCTTGTGCCATTTGTCCCGCGACGAGTGCCACAGCTGGTGGAACAGGCGATGCTCCGGGGTGGTCAGCCAGGCCAACAACTGCGGGTTCAGCGGGGTACGCTCGCGCGCCTCGGGGAAGGTGCGCTTCAAGGCCAGGAACTGGTTGTCCTCCACGGGCAATGTCAGAGCGCGGTCCAGGCGTGCAATGCGCCCGTTTAGGGTCGCCGGCCCGGCGTTGCCGAACCGGCCCCAGACCTCGTCAAGCACGATATGGCATTCATAGCGGGCCTGGGCCGAAAACAGGCGCCAGCGCAGGGTGCCCGGTTTGTCCGCCAGCAGGTCGCCTATCACGCGGTAGCGCGGCTCATCCTGCCCACGCAGGCGCTCGGGAGTATCCAGGTAGCCGCGCAGGGCGCGTCCGCTGGTTGCCACATCCAGGAACAGCTCCAGTTCACTCGTGGGTAGGCCGTCCAGCCCCGCATCCTTGCCCAGCAGCGTCCAGCGCCAGATGCCGCGCAGGGTATCGCCCAACTGCTGCAGGCGGGTATCGGCCAACTCGACGACGGCCTCGCCAGGGGTTTCCGGGAATTCCTCGGCGGCACGCTGGCGCTGCACATACAGCGCCCCCAGCGCACCGGGCACCACCACACCCGTCAGTGCCACACCGGCGATGAAACCGCGTCGGGAAATCGTCATTGCATACCTGTGCATTCATTGCGGCCATGGAGCACGGCCCGTCCAAGGCTAGAACGTTGCACGGCAGGCGAAATTTAGCGGCTTGCCACCCCCGCCCCTGAGGGCAACTCGGTCAATGTAGGAGCGGCCTTGTGTCGCGAAAGGGCCGCAAGGCGGCCCCGGCAATTTTGCAGAGGTGCGAAGATCCTGGGGGCGCTGCGCACCCCTATCGCGACACAAGGCCGCTCCTACAGGGCCCTGCGCCAGCGACCTGATAGCGGCTAAATTTCCCGGGTGCAAGCTCGTTCACTGCAGGTAGCGGCGGCCTCTGTGCCCATCCCTCGACGGTGAACCTACTGAGACCAAGATGACGACTCCACGCTGGAAGAAAGCCCTGTTTATCAGCCTGGCCGCGGCGGTTGCCGCTGGTGCCGGGTTTGCCGCCTGGCACTACTTCGCCACACCCGCTGGCTATTCCAGGGAGGTGACCCGCCAGGCCAACGACCTGCAGGAACGCATCATCTCGTTCGACAGCCACGTCACCCTGCCGCTGACCTTCGGCACCGAAGGCAGTGAGGCCGACAAGGATGGCGATGGCCGCTTCGACCTGGCCAAGGCCGCACGCGGGCGTTTGTCCGGCGCGGCCCTGACCATCTTCGCCTGGCCAGAGTCCTGGACCGGAGACGGCGGCCCGCACCGCCCGACCCCAGGTTTCGTCGAAGCCGCCCGCCACACCCAGGAGGTGCGCTACAACGCCATCACCGCCATGGTCCGCGACTTCCCGCAGCAGGTGGGTATTGCCTATACCCCGCAAGACATGCGGCGCCTGCACGGCGAAGGCAAGTTCGCGGTGTTCCTCAGCATGCTCAACGCCTATGCGCTGGGCGATGACATCGACCAGCTCGACCGCTGGGCCGCGCGCGGCGTGCGCATGTTCGGGTTCAGCTATGTGGGCAACAACAGCTGGGCCGACTCCTCGCGTCCGCTGCCGTTCTTCAATGACACCGCCGATGCCCTGGACGGCCTGTCGCCGGTCGGCAAGCGCGCCGTGCAGCGGCTGAACGACCTGGGCGTGATCATCGATGTGTCGCAAATGTCCAGCAAGGCGCTGGCCCAGGCCGTTGCCCTCAGCCGCGCGCCGGTGGTGGCCTCGCACTCGGTGCCACGGGCGATGGTCGACATCAGGCGCAACCTTTCCGACAAGGAGCTGCAACTGATCAAGGACAGCGGCGGCTTGGTCCAGCTGGTGGCCTTCTCCACCTACCTCAAGCCCTTGAGCAGCAAGACCCAGGACAAACTCAACGCCCTGCGCGCCCGCTACGACCTGCCGCCATTGGCCAACCTCGACTACGCACTGATGCCAGGTGACCCGGTGATCGCCGGCTGGCCCGAGCAGAAGGTCGGCCAGTACGCCAACGCGCTGTACGGCATTCTCGAAGAGGAGCCGCCGGCCACGCTCAAGGACTATGGCGACGCCATCGACTACACCGTGCGCAAGATCGGCATCGATCATGTCGGCCTGAGCTCGGACTTCAACGAAGGCGGTGGCATCGACGGTTGGCAAAACGCCAGTGAAGCACGCAACGTCACCGCCGAACTGATCAGCCGCGGCTACTCCGAAGCAGATATCGCCAAGCTCTGGGGCGGCAACTTCCTGCGGGTGTGGGAGCAGGTGCAGCGCGCCGCGCATCCTGTCGCCACCTCATCCCCCTGACCCTTGCGAGCCATTTGATGAACGATCGTCGCACCTTTCTCAAGCAGGCCGGCCTGCTTGCGGCCGCCCTGCCCCTCACAGGCCCACTGCTGCCTGCCGCCCAAGCGGCGGCTGCGCAGCCTGCAACCGCCAGCGACTGGGCCGGGTTTCGCAACCTGTTCGAACTGGACCCGGCGTACGCGCACTTTGCCAACTTCCTGATCACCTCGCACCCACGGCCCGTGCGCGAAGCCATCGAGGCGCTACGCGCCCGCTTCGACCACCACCCGGCCCGCATGGTCGACTGGGACAGCCAATCGGAGTGGAAGCACGAGGCCGCCGTGCGTGAATGGGCAGCCCGCTACCTCGAAGTGACGCCCCGGCAAATTGCCCTGACCGGCAGCACCACCGAAGGCCTGGGGCTGATCTATGGCGGGCTGAAGATTGCCCCGGGGCAGGAAATTCTCACCACCGTGCACGAGCATTCGGCCGCCCGCCATACCATAGGCTTTCGCACCACGCGCGATGGCACACCGGTGCACCGGTTGCGCCTGTTCGACGACCCCGCCAAGGTCAACAGCGACCAGGTACTGACCACCATCGCCGCAGCCATCGGGCCGAAAACACGAGTACTGGGCATGACCTGGGTGCACTCGGGCAGTGGCGTCAAACTGCCCGTGGGCGAGATCGGCGCGCTGGTGCGCGAGGTCAATCGCCAGCGTGACGAGCAGGACCAGATCATCTACGTGATCGACGGTGTGCATGGCTTTGGCGTCGAAGACATGCGCTTTGCAGATCTCAACTGCGACTACTTCATCGCCGGCACGCACAAGTGGATGTTCGGGCCGAGAGGTACGGGGATCATCTGCGCGGCGTCCACCGAACTGAAGCAACTGAACCCGACCATCGCCACGTTTTCCGAGAACGAGGACTTTGCCACGGTGATGACGCCCGGGGGTTACCACGCGTTCGAGCACCGCTGGGCCTTGGGCAAGGCGTTCGAGCTGCACCTGCAGCTGGGCAAGGCGGCGGTGCAGGCGCGGATTCATGGGCTTAATGGCTATCTCAGGCAGCGGCTTGAGGCGCTGCCGGGGGTCGAGTTGGTGACACCGCGCAGCACGCAGTATTCGGCGGGGTTCACCTTCTTCCGGGTCACGGGGCAGGATGCTGACGAGGTGGCCCGGTATCTCAACAGCCAGCGCATCGTGGTCGATGCGGTGTCCCGGGATGTCGGGCCGGTGGTGCGGACGGCGCCTGGGCTGTTGAATACCGAGGCGGAGATCGAGCGATTGGTGGATATTCTGAAGCGCTACCTGCGCGCTTGATGGTTGCCAGTACCGGCCCTATCGCCGGCAAGCCAGCTCCCACCCCGACCGCACCGACTTCAAGTCATGTGCGGTGCCTGTGGGAGCCGGCTTGCCGGCGATAGGGGCGCAACGCGCCCCCGGCGAGCTCAAGTCAGGACTGGCCACCGACCCGCTTCAACCACTCCCCGACATCCCGGTAAATCCCCTCCACCTGCCCCACAATCCCCGACATGCGCAAGAAGTCATGGGTCAACCCCTCCACCCGGGCAAAGGTCACCGCCGTCCCACCCGCCACCAGCCAGTCACGATAGGCCACGCCCTCATCATGCAACGGGTCATATTCAGCCACGAACAGGCAAGCCGGCGCCAATGGCTCGCGCAGCGTCGACAGCAACGGCGATACCCGCCAGTCAAGGCGCTGCTCGCGCTGCGGCGCATAGTGCTGGTAGAACCACTCCAGGGTAGGTGTCTCCAGCAGGTAACCCTCGGCATGCTCGCGATGGGACTCACGCCAGCAGGAGATATCGGTCACCGGGTAGAACAGCAACTGTGCCAGCGGCTTGAACGCCAGCGCCTCGGGCTGCTCCACTGCCGTAATGGCCAGCACCGCCGCCAGGCTGGCACCCACGCTGTCCCCTGCCAGCACCACCCGGCGGTTGTCCAGGCCCAGCGAGGCCGCCTGCTCAGCGAGCCAGTTGGCGGCGTCCAGTACATCGTGCAGGGCCTTCGGGAACTGCTGCTCCGGCGCCAGCCGGTAGTCCGCCGCCAGCACCGCGAACTCGCCCAGGGCCGCCAGGCGACGGCACACCGAGTCATGTGAATCGAGGCTGCCGACCACATAGCCGCCGCCATGCAGGTACAGGATCACTGGCTGCAAGGCAGCACCAGCATCGCCCTGGCGGTACAGACGAGCAGCCAGACGGGCACCGTCGCGCGCGGTAATCTGCAACTCGCTGGCCCTGACGTTGCCGGGCGGGCTCGGGTCGAGTACCTGCGAGCTGCCTTCGAACTCGGCACGGGCCTGGGCCACGTCCATCGCGTGCATGGGCAGGCTCCTGCCCGTCAGCCGGCCAAATTCGACCAGTTCCAGAAATGCCGCCAGATCAGGGTGCAGTGCCATGTGGGTTCCTTGGGTGAACAATGTGACTCGAGCCTCCCTACGGGACGTAGCAGCAACCCGGAAAATTACCCACCCAGACGGCTAAATCGTTGGTGCAAGCACTCGTTATCCCTGCACAACGAAAGACCGCCAGAGGCATACCGTGGACCTTCAGAGCATCCTCAGCAAACTGTTCGCCAACGCCCATGCCGTCGGCATCGAAGGCGTTTTCCAGTTCGTCTTCGGCCAGGACCGGGCCTTCTGGTCGGAGGTGCGCGACAGCAGCCGCACCGGTGCCGGCCGGCACAGCGCCCCGGACGTCACCATCGAGGTGGCCGAGCGTGACTTCATCTGCATCATGGGTGGCACCGCCAACGTCGAAGAGTTGTTCGCCAGCGCCCGGCTGAAGATCAGCGGCAACATAGGCCTGGCCACCCTGCTGCCGCAGATCATCAGCAACGCCCGGCGCGGCGCGCCGGCGACCAAGGTGTCGATGAACCAACGCTACCCGACACCGGCACGCCTCAGCGAACGGGTGTCGGCCGCGCAACCGGTGCAGCGCGAGGTGGCACGCATTGCCCGCGCCGACATGCCGCTGGCGCGCTTCCAGGGCGAATACCTGGCGCACGGCACGCCGGTGGTCATCAGCGATGCCCTGCAGGACTGGCCGCTGTTCACCATGGGCCGCGAAGCTTCGCTGGAGCATTTCGCCGAACTGCAGGGCATCACCCGGCACGGCGACTACGTGAAGAAGACCTTCTCCACCGACCGCGACTT of the Pseudomonas asiatica genome contains:
- a CDS encoding cupin-like domain-containing protein — its product is MDLQSILSKLFANAHAVGIEGVFQFVFGQDRAFWSEVRDSSRTGAGRHSAPDVTIEVAERDFICIMGGTANVEELFASARLKISGNIGLATLLPQIISNARRGAPATKVSMNQRYPTPARLSERVSAAQPVQREVARIARADMPLARFQGEYLAHGTPVVISDALQDWPLFTMGREASLEHFAELQGITRHGDYVKKTFSTDRDFRSTSMADFIASLDTPAKPGETPAYMGNNIVPEKLLTLIRYPQYFAREKFIAPRIWIGPKGTLTPLHRDDTDNLFAQVWGQKSFILAAPHHRPALGTWSTSPKGGLDGCDFNPDAPDYQRFPAAREVPFLRVVLQAGDLLFLPEGWFHQVESVTTSLSVNFWVNSGRGW